A single Phytohabitans houttuyneae DNA region contains:
- a CDS encoding glycosyltransferase family 4 protein — protein MTTSEQSAVNLQQLGRETAHSIPRPRTAPEAAWRPLSVAMIGQKGMPATYGGVERHVEELGSRLASFGHTVTVFCRDSYGDLTTETHRGVRLHRVRTVASKHLDAIVHSAASTMAAMRQKPDVVHYHGLGPGLVAPLPRYLSGAKVVLTVHGLDHTRAKWGRAARSVLNTAYWFSGHVPDARIAVSRGLAAHYDARFGRLTRYQPNGVNPARRVAPDQITGRFRLTPGRYVLLVGRLVPEKRADLLVRAFRKVPGDVKLAVVGGSSFTDDFVAHLKATAEDDPRVVFTGFAYGDLLAELYSHAAVFVQPSHVEGLPLTLLEAASYGLPVVASDISPHVEVLERDGPGHRLFRDGDEDDLVRALTAALAGPRAERAGAAGLHERVVAHYSWDAAARQLERLYLDLATRQ, from the coding sequence ATGACGACCAGCGAGCAGTCCGCGGTAAATCTGCAGCAGCTCGGCCGAGAAACCGCACATTCCATCCCCCGGCCGCGCACCGCGCCCGAAGCCGCCTGGCGTCCGCTGTCCGTCGCGATGATCGGGCAGAAGGGGATGCCCGCCACGTACGGGGGCGTGGAGCGTCACGTCGAGGAGCTCGGCAGCCGCCTGGCGTCGTTCGGCCACACGGTGACGGTCTTCTGTCGGGACAGTTACGGCGACCTCACGACGGAAACACATCGCGGCGTCCGGCTGCACCGGGTGCGCACCGTGGCCAGCAAGCACCTCGACGCGATCGTCCACAGTGCCGCCTCGACGATGGCGGCGATGCGGCAGAAGCCGGACGTCGTGCACTACCACGGGCTCGGTCCGGGACTCGTGGCGCCGCTGCCGCGCTACCTGTCCGGCGCCAAGGTGGTACTCACCGTGCACGGCCTCGACCACACCCGCGCCAAATGGGGGCGTGCGGCGCGCAGCGTGCTCAACACGGCGTACTGGTTCAGCGGCCACGTGCCGGACGCGCGGATCGCGGTGTCCCGCGGGCTCGCCGCGCACTACGACGCGAGGTTCGGGCGGCTCACCCGGTACCAGCCCAACGGCGTCAACCCGGCCCGCCGCGTCGCGCCGGACCAGATCACCGGCCGCTTCCGCCTCACCCCGGGGCGGTACGTGCTGCTCGTCGGGCGCCTCGTCCCGGAAAAGCGCGCCGACCTGCTGGTCCGCGCTTTCCGGAAGGTGCCCGGCGACGTCAAGCTGGCCGTGGTGGGCGGCTCCTCGTTCACCGACGACTTCGTCGCGCACCTGAAGGCGACCGCGGAGGACGACCCCCGGGTGGTTTTCACCGGATTCGCCTACGGCGACCTGCTCGCGGAGCTCTACTCGCACGCGGCCGTCTTCGTCCAGCCGTCCCATGTGGAGGGCCTGCCGCTGACGCTGCTGGAGGCCGCGTCGTACGGGCTGCCGGTCGTCGCCAGCGACATCTCCCCGCACGTGGAGGTGCTGGAGCGGGACGGCCCCGGCCACCGGCTGTTCCGCGACGGCGACGAGGACGACCTCGTGCGCGCCCTCACCGCGGCGCTGGCCGGCCCCCGCGCCGAGCGGGCCGGTGCGGCAGGGCTGCACGAGCGGGTCGTCGCGCACTACAGCTGGGACGCCGCCGCACGCCAGCTCGAACGGCTCTACCTGGACCTGGCCACCAGGCAGTAG
- a CDS encoding O-antigen ligase family protein, giving the protein MTALVLKPAQTALTAAAALAAAATAVVSAFAIDGGSRTLAVLPLALVAGVLVAVLALTRFAAYVLLMLAVRSCLDLFKLSGPTAGTGADGGAARALDPSTLAGVLFLLAAGLWLAAQARAGRRVGTSPLGVALVLVAATGAVSTLGSARPGSSALEVLRILTVVAMFLVLEQLLPRRGMVRRVLLAVYLSLAFALAYTVLMSLLGAPPSEVKGSFTRISGPFSQSTTFGRYLMFMVIFGCAIHRFLGRRARLGLGVLLALSFGFLALTNTRSAILGAAIGLVVVAVLHRSARLAVALCLAAVAAVAVAPGVADRFAQLGDAREVGGDPTGNTLAWRTAYWSEVVTLANRNPVTGIGPNMTQRETDEAKKPHNDFLRAYVETGVLGLLAYLGMVLLCLHTAALALRRAPPGTLDRGIAVGFAGCAVAFVAVSAASNVISNVVTLWYFAAFAAMAGLVAARPLPEEH; this is encoded by the coding sequence GTGACAGCACTCGTACTCAAGCCGGCACAGACGGCACTGACCGCCGCCGCGGCGTTGGCGGCCGCGGCGACCGCCGTGGTGTCCGCCTTCGCCATCGACGGCGGGAGCCGCACGCTCGCCGTCCTCCCGCTCGCGCTGGTCGCCGGCGTGCTCGTGGCGGTGCTCGCGCTGACCCGCTTCGCGGCGTACGTGCTGCTCATGCTCGCCGTCCGCTCCTGCCTGGACCTGTTCAAGCTCAGCGGGCCCACCGCCGGCACCGGCGCGGACGGCGGCGCCGCCCGCGCGCTCGACCCGTCCACGCTCGCCGGCGTGCTCTTCCTGCTCGCCGCCGGCCTGTGGCTGGCCGCGCAGGCCCGCGCCGGCCGCCGCGTCGGCACCTCGCCCCTCGGCGTCGCGCTGGTGCTCGTCGCCGCCACCGGCGCGGTCTCCACCCTCGGCTCGGCCCGGCCGGGCAGCAGCGCCCTCGAGGTGCTGCGGATCCTCACGGTCGTGGCGATGTTCCTCGTGCTGGAGCAGCTGCTGCCGCGGCGGGGCATGGTGCGCCGCGTGCTGCTCGCCGTGTACCTCTCCCTCGCCTTCGCCCTCGCCTACACGGTGCTGATGTCGCTGCTCGGCGCGCCGCCGTCGGAGGTCAAGGGGAGCTTCACGCGGATCAGCGGGCCGTTCAGCCAGTCCACGACGTTCGGCCGCTACCTGATGTTCATGGTGATCTTCGGGTGCGCCATCCACCGCTTCCTCGGCCGCCGCGCGCGGCTCGGACTCGGCGTGCTGCTCGCCCTCTCCTTCGGCTTCCTGGCCCTCACCAACACCCGCAGCGCGATCCTCGGCGCCGCCATCGGCCTCGTCGTCGTGGCCGTGTTGCACCGCAGCGCCCGCCTCGCCGTCGCGCTCTGCCTCGCCGCGGTCGCGGCCGTCGCCGTCGCGCCCGGGGTGGCGGACCGCTTCGCCCAGCTCGGCGACGCCCGCGAGGTCGGCGGCGACCCGACCGGCAACACGCTCGCGTGGCGCACCGCGTACTGGTCCGAGGTGGTCACGCTGGCCAACCGCAACCCGGTCACCGGCATCGGCCCCAACATGACCCAGCGCGAGACCGACGAGGCCAAGAAGCCGCACAACGACTTCCTCCGCGCGTACGTGGAGACCGGCGTGCTCGGCCTCCTGGCGTACCTCGGCATGGTCCTGCTCTGCCTGCACACGGCGGCGCTGGCCCTGCGGCGGGCCCCGCCCGGCACGCTGGACCGGGGGATCGCGGTCGGTTTCGCCGGCTGCGCGGTCGCGTTCGTGGCGGTGAGCGCGGCCTCCAACGTGATATCCAATGTCGTTACGCTGTGGTACTTCGCCGCCTTCGCGGCGATGGCCGGCCTGGTTGCCGCCCGCCCCCTCCCGGAGGAGCACTAG
- a CDS encoding Wzz/FepE/Etk N-terminal domain-containing protein has product MEIVDYLRVARRRLWVLLGLPLAAALAVGLFIGLSPQRYTATCYVAAPALVGGAAAQQYTGTQAASQFVAAFKAAATSPRVLDQVSADTGVAAGTLRDGLAVAQVGASSQLTLTYESAKRPTVEPVLTATATRALAFLFSSQVNIATEQVQAASADVTSATAAIADWEKTNKVSQPDKLYQATLTEIADLRQQKLSMEAVGNSRAVAAATTALAAAQKRLDALGPKLPDYQSLLAQRDAATSALSQARQGLQGARAQAQAADPAQVASVGEVRAVSRVRALATTVPPAAAAGLLLAVLLVVVLELLSRRAQPAATAGSPPVLSRAA; this is encoded by the coding sequence GTGGAGATCGTCGACTACCTGCGGGTCGCCCGGCGGCGACTCTGGGTGCTGCTGGGCTTGCCGCTGGCGGCGGCGCTCGCGGTCGGGCTGTTCATCGGCCTCTCGCCGCAGCGCTACACCGCCACCTGCTACGTCGCCGCGCCCGCCCTGGTGGGAGGCGCCGCCGCCCAGCAGTACACGGGCACCCAGGCGGCGAGCCAGTTCGTGGCCGCGTTCAAGGCGGCGGCCACCTCGCCGCGCGTGCTCGACCAGGTGTCCGCCGACACCGGCGTCGCCGCCGGCACCCTCCGCGACGGGCTCGCGGTGGCGCAGGTGGGCGCGAGCAGCCAGCTCACCCTCACGTACGAGTCGGCGAAGCGGCCCACCGTCGAGCCGGTGCTCACCGCGACCGCCACCCGGGCGCTCGCCTTCCTCTTCTCCTCGCAGGTCAACATCGCCACCGAGCAGGTGCAGGCGGCCAGCGCCGACGTCACCTCGGCCACCGCCGCGATCGCCGACTGGGAAAAGACCAACAAGGTCTCCCAGCCGGACAAGCTCTACCAGGCCACGCTGACCGAGATCGCCGACCTGCGGCAGCAGAAGCTCTCGATGGAGGCGGTCGGCAACAGCCGGGCGGTCGCCGCCGCCACGACCGCGCTCGCCGCCGCCCAGAAGCGCCTCGACGCGCTCGGCCCCAAGCTGCCCGACTACCAGTCGCTGCTGGCCCAGCGCGACGCCGCCACCAGCGCGCTCTCCCAGGCGCGGCAGGGCCTGCAGGGGGCAAGGGCGCAGGCACAGGCCGCGGATCCGGCCCAGGTGGCGAGCGTGGGCGAGGTCCGCGCCGTTTCGCGGGTACGGGCGTTGGCCACCACCGTTCCTCCGGCGGCCGCCGCGGGACTCCTGTTGGCGGTCCTGCTCGTCGTGGTGCTTGAGTTGCTGTCGCGGCGGGCCCAGCCCGCCGCGACAGCCGGGTCCCCGCCGGTCCTGTCCCGCGCGGCATGA
- a CDS encoding flippase: protein MTAQAAAEAPQSTSDYGDRQVRGMARGGGLNLLGALCSQGALFLVMLLLARQLGTAEVGRYAQCFALLALLGLLSLSGFRAGLTRFVAVHLADDDPASIRGTVRLGLAISGAGAVLIGLVLFAFSGALAGALHDPELAGGFRLVALALPAAVVCEAALAATRGWRTQRPFTLVGQIYEPFTRLLLTALLVLAGFGVTGALWAVVVAAWSAAALALAALFRLMRTVAPAPAAYRPRQLFSFSTVSWASSLASTGLIWIDTLLLGAFANEDIGVYTVATRLVTVAIFVLAPINAAFGPYIAYLYHRDEHAEVRRVYKAATGWVVRLSLPAFVALLVFPSSLLPLFGPGFADGVTVTLVLAVGQLVNAATGPCGTLLNMSGRVSLNMLDNVGALVLNVGLNLWLIPAHGIVGAAVAWSASLVAVNLARVAQVWWLVRAVPLTAGLVKGLVAGAAAFAAALAVRAVVPDGAARLAVGLATIALVYVAAVLALRLSKEDTMVLRALARRRARG, encoded by the coding sequence ATGACGGCGCAGGCCGCCGCCGAGGCACCGCAGTCCACTTCGGACTACGGCGACCGGCAGGTGCGCGGCATGGCCCGCGGCGGCGGCCTCAACCTGCTCGGCGCGCTGTGCAGCCAGGGCGCGCTCTTCCTGGTGATGCTGCTGCTCGCCCGCCAGCTGGGCACCGCCGAGGTCGGGCGGTACGCGCAGTGCTTCGCCCTCCTCGCCCTGCTGGGGCTGCTTTCCCTGTCCGGCTTCCGCGCCGGCCTCACCCGCTTCGTCGCCGTGCACCTGGCCGACGACGACCCGGCGAGCATCCGCGGCACCGTGCGGCTGGGGCTCGCCATCTCCGGCGCGGGCGCGGTGCTGATCGGACTCGTCCTCTTCGCCTTCTCCGGGGCGCTCGCCGGCGCCCTGCACGACCCCGAGCTGGCCGGCGGCTTCCGCCTCGTCGCGCTGGCCCTGCCGGCCGCGGTCGTCTGCGAGGCAGCGCTGGCCGCGACCCGGGGCTGGCGCACGCAGCGGCCGTTCACGCTCGTGGGCCAGATCTACGAGCCGTTCACGCGGCTGCTGCTGACGGCCCTGCTGGTGCTGGCCGGGTTCGGCGTCACCGGCGCGCTGTGGGCGGTCGTGGTCGCCGCGTGGAGCGCCGCCGCGCTGGCACTGGCCGCCCTGTTCCGGCTGATGCGCACGGTCGCGCCGGCGCCGGCCGCGTACCGCCCCCGCCAGCTGTTCAGCTTCTCCACGGTCAGCTGGGCCTCGTCCCTGGCCTCCACCGGGCTCATCTGGATCGACACGCTGCTGCTCGGCGCGTTCGCCAACGAGGACATCGGCGTCTACACGGTCGCCACCCGCCTGGTCACGGTCGCCATCTTCGTGCTGGCACCGATCAACGCCGCCTTCGGCCCGTACATCGCCTACCTCTACCACCGCGACGAGCACGCCGAGGTGCGCCGCGTCTACAAGGCCGCCACCGGCTGGGTGGTGCGGCTGTCGCTGCCCGCGTTCGTCGCGCTGCTGGTCTTCCCGTCGTCGCTGCTGCCGCTGTTCGGGCCGGGCTTCGCCGACGGCGTGACGGTCACGCTCGTGCTGGCGGTCGGGCAGCTCGTCAACGCCGCCACCGGGCCGTGCGGCACCCTGCTGAACATGTCCGGCCGGGTGTCGTTGAACATGCTCGACAACGTCGGCGCCCTCGTCCTGAACGTCGGCCTCAACCTGTGGCTCATCCCCGCCCACGGCATCGTCGGCGCGGCGGTCGCCTGGAGCGCCTCGCTGGTCGCGGTCAACCTCGCCCGCGTCGCGCAGGTGTGGTGGCTGGTGCGCGCCGTCCCGCTGACCGCCGGACTGGTGAAGGGGCTGGTGGCCGGTGCGGCGGCGTTCGCCGCGGCGCTCGCCGTGCGCGCGGTGGTGCCCGACGGCGCGGCCCGGCTCGCGGTCGGCCTGGCCACGATCGCGCTCGTGTACGTCGCCGCGGTCCTCGCCCTGCGACTGTCCAAAGAGGACACGATGGTGCTGCGGGCGCTCGCGCGGCGGCGGGCCCGCGGATGA
- a CDS encoding sulfotransferase family protein, translated as MSRRPAVDALRRAVRGARAWASTPGALPDFLIIGGQRCGTTSLHSYLAAHPRVRAATGKELQYLSLHYGRGERWYRGHFPPASPGLVCFEASPLYLFHPEAPARAARSLPGRRFVALLRDPVERAWSHYLHTRSYGQEPLDFAAALDAEESRLATPEGWRRHSYAARGRYAEQLTRWFDHVPRERVHVIRSEDLYAEPAAAYAGVLEFLELEPFTPPEFAVHTRRADRTGPPPEAASRLRAYFAPHNAGLADLLGWKDPWPAQDTTR; from the coding sequence ATGAGCCGCCGCCCCGCCGTCGACGCCCTCCGCCGCGCCGTCCGCGGCGCCCGCGCGTGGGCCTCCACACCCGGCGCGCTGCCCGACTTCCTCATCATCGGCGGGCAGCGGTGCGGCACCACGTCGCTACACAGCTACCTGGCAGCCCATCCGCGGGTCCGCGCCGCGACCGGCAAGGAGCTGCAGTACCTCAGCCTCCACTATGGACGAGGCGAGCGGTGGTACCGCGGCCACTTCCCGCCCGCGTCACCGGGCCTGGTCTGCTTCGAGGCGAGCCCGCTCTACCTCTTCCACCCCGAGGCCCCCGCCCGCGCGGCGCGGTCGCTGCCCGGCCGCCGCTTCGTCGCGCTGCTGCGCGACCCCGTCGAGCGGGCCTGGTCGCACTACCTGCACACCCGCTCGTACGGGCAGGAGCCTCTCGACTTCGCCGCGGCGCTGGACGCCGAGGAGTCCCGCCTGGCGACGCCGGAGGGCTGGCGCCGCCACTCCTACGCGGCGCGCGGCCGCTACGCTGAGCAGCTGACGCGGTGGTTCGACCACGTGCCGCGCGAGCGGGTCCACGTCATCCGCAGCGAGGACCTCTACGCGGAACCGGCCGCCGCCTACGCCGGCGTGCTGGAGTTTCTGGAGCTGGAGCCGTTCACCCCGCCGGAGTTCGCGGTGCACACCAGGCGGGCCGACCGGACCGGCCCGCCGCCGGAGGCGGCGAGCCGGCTGCGCGCGTACTTCGCCCCGCACAACGCGGGCCTCGCCGACCTGCTCGGCTGGAAGGACCCCTGGCCCGCTCAGGACACCACGCGGTAG
- a CDS encoding dihydrofolate reductase family protein, whose product MTTHTGKVISSLTISADGYSAGLNQTEERPFGEDGGDGWGDKLHAWFTETAEENKAEIDEIIAAKAFIMGRNMFGPVRGEWDREWNGWWGQDPPYHAPVFVLTHHAREPQPMDGGTTFHFVTDGIESALAQARAAAGDGDVAVMGGATTINQYLAAGLIDELRLHISPLTLGAGTRLFEGVPPLTLEQVSARAARLVTHVTYRVVS is encoded by the coding sequence ATGACGACACACACCGGCAAGGTGATCTCCAGCCTCACGATCTCGGCCGACGGCTACTCGGCCGGGCTCAACCAGACCGAGGAGCGCCCGTTCGGCGAGGACGGCGGCGACGGGTGGGGCGACAAGCTGCACGCGTGGTTCACCGAGACCGCCGAGGAGAACAAGGCCGAGATCGACGAGATCATCGCCGCGAAGGCGTTCATCATGGGGCGCAACATGTTCGGCCCGGTGCGCGGCGAGTGGGACCGGGAGTGGAACGGCTGGTGGGGGCAGGACCCGCCCTACCACGCGCCGGTGTTCGTGCTCACCCACCACGCGCGCGAGCCGCAGCCGATGGACGGCGGCACCACGTTCCACTTCGTCACCGACGGGATCGAGTCGGCGCTGGCACAGGCCCGCGCGGCGGCCGGCGACGGCGACGTCGCCGTCATGGGCGGCGCGACCACGATCAACCAGTACCTGGCCGCCGGCCTGATCGACGAGCTGCGGCTGCACATCTCGCCGCTCACGCTGGGCGCCGGCACGCGGCTGTTCGAGGGCGTGCCGCCGCTGACCCTGGAGCAGGTGAGCGCGCGGGCGGCGAGACTCGTCACCCACGTGACCTACCGCGTGGTGTCCTGA
- the rarD gene encoding EamA family transporter RarD — protein MSQPRVGYLYGIGAYALWGFMPLYIKLLVPAGPVEVLAHRVVWSVAVVAVVLFAVRGWRVLWRLARRPASLGAVALAAGILAVNWGTYIYGVQTDRVVETALGYFVNPLVVVLLGVGVFSERLRAVQWLAVGIGGTAVAVLTVNYGRVPYIALTLAVSFAAYGLLKKRLGLPAAQGLFVESAVLALPALGYLGWLAWRAESTFTAVSPAHTALLVAAGVVTAVPLLCFAGAANRIPLTGLGMLQYIAPIIQLACGVLVFREPMPPARLAGFALVWLALTVFTVDGVRHARGKRRTLPVTLAPARRVAAVPEPLTARS, from the coding sequence ATGAGCCAGCCACGCGTCGGCTACCTGTACGGGATCGGTGCCTACGCCTTGTGGGGCTTCATGCCCCTCTACATCAAGCTTCTCGTTCCCGCGGGACCCGTCGAGGTGCTGGCGCACCGGGTGGTCTGGTCCGTCGCGGTCGTCGCCGTGGTGCTGTTCGCGGTGCGGGGCTGGCGCGTGCTGTGGCGCCTCGCCCGCCGCCCGGCCTCGCTCGGCGCCGTCGCGCTGGCCGCCGGAATCCTCGCGGTGAACTGGGGTACCTACATCTACGGCGTACAGACCGACCGCGTCGTGGAGACCGCCCTGGGCTACTTCGTCAACCCGCTCGTCGTCGTGCTGCTGGGCGTCGGCGTGTTCAGCGAGCGGCTGCGCGCGGTCCAGTGGCTCGCCGTCGGGATCGGCGGTACGGCGGTCGCCGTCCTCACGGTCAACTACGGGCGGGTCCCGTACATCGCGTTGACGCTGGCGGTGAGCTTCGCCGCGTACGGGCTGCTCAAGAAGCGGCTGGGGCTGCCCGCGGCACAGGGGCTCTTCGTGGAGTCGGCCGTGCTGGCCCTGCCCGCGCTGGGCTACCTCGGCTGGCTCGCCTGGCGGGCGGAGTCGACGTTCACGGCCGTCTCGCCCGCGCACACGGCCCTGCTGGTGGCGGCCGGCGTGGTCACCGCCGTCCCGCTGCTGTGCTTCGCCGGCGCGGCGAACCGCATCCCGCTGACCGGGCTGGGCATGCTGCAGTACATCGCGCCGATCATCCAGCTGGCCTGTGGTGTGCTGGTCTTCCGCGAGCCGATGCCGCCGGCCCGCCTGGCCGGGTTCGCGCTCGTGTGGCTGGCCCTCACGGTGTTCACCGTCGACGGCGTCCGCCACGCCCGCGGAAAGCGTCGCACGCTCCCGGTCACCCTCGCGCCGGCCCGCCGGGTGGCAGCGGTGCCGGAGCCGCTGACCGCCCGCTCCTGA
- a CDS encoding LysR family transcriptional regulator, giving the protein MLNLVHLKVLAAVARHGSVTEAAVELHYSQPSVSHHLSRLEAATGVKLVQRVGRGIRLTPEGRLLANRAAEIVGRVDAATNELAAQVGLRSGRVRLSANASALSTIVPQAVAALARDYPGIELSLVEQHPVEGLQLLRHGDIDVALVFRHADAPAGDEEFRLTRLGDDPIYLVSRRPDDSLANHRHSAWIGGCARCQAELLAVCAREGFTPRIGSLSDDMVVVQSLVAAGVGVATLPGLALRAHRRPDIHATELAGFQRHIYAATYGEPPDPPAVAAVLAALAEATAPAPAAGPPATASA; this is encoded by the coding sequence ATGCTGAACCTGGTCCACCTGAAAGTGCTGGCCGCCGTGGCGCGGCACGGGTCGGTGACCGAAGCGGCGGTCGAGCTGCACTACTCGCAGCCGTCGGTGAGCCACCACCTGTCCCGCCTGGAAGCGGCCACCGGCGTCAAGCTGGTCCAGCGGGTCGGCCGGGGGATCCGGCTGACGCCGGAGGGGCGGCTGCTGGCCAACCGGGCCGCCGAGATCGTCGGGCGGGTCGACGCGGCGACCAACGAGCTGGCGGCGCAGGTCGGCCTGCGCTCGGGCCGGGTGCGGCTGTCGGCGAACGCGTCGGCGCTCAGCACGATCGTGCCCCAGGCGGTCGCCGCGCTGGCGCGGGATTACCCGGGCATCGAGCTGAGCCTCGTCGAGCAGCACCCGGTCGAAGGGCTGCAGCTGCTGCGGCACGGCGACATCGACGTCGCCCTGGTCTTCCGGCACGCCGACGCCCCGGCCGGCGACGAGGAGTTTCGCCTCACCCGCCTCGGCGACGACCCGATCTACCTGGTCAGCCGGCGACCCGACGACAGCCTCGCCAACCACCGGCACTCCGCCTGGATCGGCGGCTGCGCGCGGTGCCAGGCCGAGCTGCTGGCCGTCTGCGCGCGGGAAGGCTTCACCCCGCGGATCGGCTCGCTCAGCGACGACATGGTGGTCGTGCAGTCCCTGGTCGCCGCCGGCGTCGGCGTGGCCACCCTGCCGGGCCTCGCGCTGCGGGCCCACCGCCGGCCCGACATCCACGCCACCGAGCTGGCCGGCTTCCAGCGCCACATCTACGCCGCCACCTACGGCGAGCCGCCCGACCCGCCCGCCGTCGCCGCCGTCCTGGCGGCGCTCGCCGAGGCCACCGCACCGGCCCCCGCCGCCGGCCCACCCGCGACCGCGTCAGCGTAG
- a CDS encoding sulfotransferase family protein, with the protein MADAPVFLLGCQRSGTTMLRLVLDSHSRISCGPETRFLTDLERIVGRDWERLARFGFPREDWLRRIREFFGGVHADYAAGRGKARWADKTPLYALAIPFVTEVFPDAQIVHVIRDGRDVVVSHRKRFGYWSAVKCVVKWPRYIRVARAAGRALPPERYHELRYEEAVREPEKTLRALFEFLGEAWEPGVLDYGDKDHDVADKYTVEADKRRAAARTDAQIYGSRVGTHRRELDPFLRLLVWVFSRRTLRELGYA; encoded by the coding sequence ATGGCTGACGCGCCCGTCTTCCTGCTCGGCTGCCAGCGCTCCGGCACCACCATGCTCCGCCTCGTGCTCGACTCGCACTCGCGGATCAGCTGCGGCCCGGAGACCCGCTTCCTGACCGACCTGGAGCGGATCGTCGGGCGCGACTGGGAGCGCCTGGCCCGCTTCGGCTTCCCGCGCGAAGACTGGCTGCGCCGCATCCGCGAGTTCTTCGGCGGCGTGCACGCCGACTACGCGGCCGGGCGCGGCAAGGCCCGCTGGGCGGACAAGACCCCGCTCTACGCGCTCGCCATCCCGTTCGTCACCGAGGTCTTCCCGGACGCGCAGATCGTGCACGTCATCCGCGACGGCCGCGACGTGGTCGTGTCCCACCGCAAGCGGTTCGGCTACTGGTCCGCGGTCAAGTGCGTGGTGAAGTGGCCGCGCTACATCCGGGTCGCCCGCGCCGCCGGCCGCGCGCTGCCGCCGGAGCGCTACCACGAGCTGCGGTACGAGGAAGCGGTGCGCGAGCCGGAAAAGACGCTGCGGGCGCTGTTCGAGTTCCTCGGCGAGGCGTGGGAGCCGGGCGTGCTCGACTACGGCGACAAGGACCACGACGTGGCCGACAAGTACACCGTCGAGGCCGACAAGCGCCGCGCCGCCGCCCGCACCGACGCGCAGATCTACGGTTCCCGCGTCGGCACCCACCGGCGCGAGCTCGACCCGTTCCTGCGCCTGCTGGTCTGGGTCTTCTCCCGCCGCACGCTGCGCGAGCTGGGCTACGCATGA
- a CDS encoding glycosyltransferase — protein MDVASRSMRVLHVNKFLYRRGGAEGYLFDLAALQRARGDEVAYFGMAHPDNDSPQRYGHFFPPHVELEPPPPGLAGRAAAVGRMLHSPASRRGLAKVIADFRPDVVHAHNVYHQLSPSVLRAAADAGVPCVLTMHDYKLACPSYQLLAGGAVCDACVTGGPWQAVRTRCKDGSLGRSAVLAAETWLHRVTGAYGPVRAFVSPSRFLADVMARAGVYPDRLRVVSHFVDGSVIAPSPGPGEGVVFAGRLVPEKGVDTLVAAAGLGGFRVEVAGEGPARPELERLAARAAPGLVTFHGRLAKDDLHALMRRARVAAVPSRWHENQPMAVLEAFACGLPVVTTGLGGLPELVEPGVDGAIVPAGDPAALAAALTGILADPSLAAAMGKAGRAKVERDFAPDVHLARLREVYSGAPA, from the coding sequence ATGGATGTAGCCTCACGGTCGATGCGCGTGTTGCACGTCAACAAGTTCCTCTACCGGCGGGGCGGTGCCGAGGGTTACCTCTTCGACCTCGCCGCGCTGCAGCGTGCCCGCGGCGACGAGGTGGCGTACTTCGGCATGGCCCATCCGGACAACGACTCGCCCCAGCGGTACGGCCACTTCTTCCCGCCGCACGTCGAGCTGGAGCCGCCGCCGCCGGGCCTCGCCGGGCGCGCCGCCGCGGTGGGCCGGATGCTGCACTCGCCGGCCAGCCGGCGCGGGCTGGCGAAGGTGATCGCCGACTTCCGGCCGGACGTGGTGCACGCGCACAACGTGTACCACCAGCTGTCGCCGTCGGTGCTGCGCGCGGCGGCCGACGCGGGCGTGCCGTGCGTGCTGACGATGCACGACTACAAGCTCGCCTGCCCGAGCTACCAGCTGCTGGCCGGCGGTGCGGTCTGTGACGCCTGCGTCACCGGCGGTCCATGGCAGGCGGTGCGCACGCGGTGCAAGGACGGCTCGCTCGGGCGCAGCGCGGTGCTGGCCGCCGAGACGTGGCTGCACCGGGTCACCGGGGCGTACGGGCCGGTGCGCGCGTTCGTCAGCCCGAGCCGCTTCCTGGCGGACGTGATGGCCCGGGCGGGCGTCTACCCGGACCGGCTGCGGGTGGTCAGCCACTTCGTCGACGGCTCGGTCATCGCGCCGTCGCCGGGTCCGGGTGAGGGTGTGGTCTTCGCCGGGCGGCTGGTGCCGGAAAAGGGCGTGGACACGCTCGTCGCGGCGGCCGGGCTCGGCGGGTTCCGGGTCGAGGTCGCGGGGGAGGGGCCGGCCCGGCCGGAGCTGGAGCGGCTGGCGGCGCGGGCGGCGCCGGGGCTGGTGACGTTTCACGGCCGGCTCGCCAAGGACGACCTGCACGCGCTGATGCGGCGGGCCCGGGTGGCCGCGGTGCCGTCGCGGTGGCACGAAAACCAGCCGATGGCGGTGCTGGAGGCGTTCGCGTGCGGGCTGCCGGTGGTGACCACCGGGCTGGGCGGCCTGCCCGAGCTCGTCGAGCCGGGCGTCGACGGGGCGATCGTGCCGGCCGGCGATCCCGCGGCGCTCGCCGCCGCCCTGACCGGCATCCTCGCCGACCCGTCGCTGGCGGCCGCCATGGGCAAGGCCGGCCGGGCCAAGGTGGAGCGCGACTTCGCGCCCGACGTCCACCTCGCCCGCCTCCGCGAGGTCTACAGTGGAGCGCCGGCGTGA